tttatatttaacattcaAACTTGTGAATACACGCAAGCCATGCGAGTCTACTGCCTCGGGTAGACTCAAGTCCACGTCTCTGGATTGGTTTGGCAGGTTTGGTCATGAACTAAATAATTGGACACATTGCAATGCTGAGCTGATGATGTGCTAGATGAAACGTCCGATGGTCACCAATGTCATTACAGTTCATTCTGTGGAGAACATTAATACCAGTAGTAAGGGTATGGCCTTCCATCCAGTAGTTGTTGAATTTCTGAAGGATCGATTTAGCAGTTACCACCTATAAAATGAGCTCAGATCACTAGATAGTTCTACACAAAGCACTGCATCTAATTCCTTGCTTGTTTATGACTAAGGATTTTGCAGGGTCTGATCCGTTCATTTCTACAGAAGGAGTAGAACGATGAAAGAGGGGATCGGAAGATAAAACATCATCACTCGGAAGGTTCCAAAATGTCAGTGTCCCAGCAGATTATTACAGAACATGTAGATTGTGCCCAGTCTATTTTTCCTTTGCAGAAACATGAAATCAGCCTGACCACATACATGGTAAAGAGTCGACCGTTTTTGTCGTTTTCGACGGTTTTGTCCTGAGCCAGCCGGCTGCTGTTTGGCTTCGTTAAATCTGCAGGGCAGTAGGTCTGTCATTATGTGAGCAGAGCTTTGGGTGTGTCTGAGAGGCAGCCAGCCAGAAACTGGAAACCAGGCCACAGCAGGGCCAGAATCTGTCCTCCTCACTTCAGTGTGAGATCACACCGACCTCTACTGGGTACAGCCAGtactaccacacactccccagtACCTACTATATGCTCAGTGTAGAAACCAGTTAACAGTCTCATTACCTACAGTCACTATTCTCTGGACTCATGACTTGGACTCAGAGGATTCATGAAATATGACTCAGAAGTCGGATAAAGTTTCTGTTTACTTTTACATGTAATAGACAGTGATGAAGTACGAGTCCTGGACTCTGATTTGAGTCTGACTCAAGTCACTATTTTCTGGACTTGAGACTGTAAGTCAAACTCAGGTAATGGTGACTCGACTTGGATTCGACTCAGAGTCTTCTTTTGTGACTCGGACCAGGACTCAAACATTGGGGACTCGAGCATTGACTCAGACTCGAGATTTGGTGACTCAACTACAACACTAGAATATTAGAATGTTGAGTTGTCAGCATTAATACTACATGTAGAAGCAAAGAACTACCTCTGGAAGTCTTTGGACGTACATGTAGTAAATAATGTATTAGTAGAAGTGCTCACTGGGTGGCTGATCCAGTCCCAGTCCCTGTGCGGCTCATAATATCGAGGAATCCTTCGCTGGGACTGGATCCGCCACCCAGTGAGCTGACCTGGCAGGTTTTGCTTTATGATCCTCTGAGGGCTCATAGTACACTTTGACATGTTACTTTAATTTTGTACTCAGCtgcataaataaaaaggttaactttaaaaatacttttgccTTAGTTTACGATTATTGATGATGATGCAGATCAACGTTATGGCATTTCTTAGATTGTTTTACTGTCTAAAATAGCCATCCTGGAAATATGCAAACGAAAATATCTAAAACGTCTTCTTCAGCGTCACTCGCATAAGCCATTTAGCAATTAAGAGAAAAATCCGATGTCGAACACACAAACTTTGTGTTCATATTCAAGAAATTCAgttgaattttactgtttccatcaGACATTTTTCATTGGATATCACTGAATTTGCATATACACGTATGTATGGAAACATGGATAGTGTGGAATCTCCTTTCAGTTGTCAGCGGCCTCTTGGAGGTAATGGGCTACCTCGGAGCTCCGGCTGGCTGCTTGCTCTCTCCACCTACGCCAGCCATGTTACAACTTACAGCACAACacaatgtcaattttttattGGAAAGTTAATTATTACAGTTTGTATAATTGTGTTTGTTATTGATTTTCCAGCTTTATAAAATTACGAGTTACATTACAAACGTTGGTTACAACATAGAGTATGTGATACGTCCTACAAATCTGTCCATTATGGAGTACCTGACTGCTGATAGGATAAATAGTTTGACATGTATGTGACATGTTTTAATTGCCGATTACACAGCTTGAGATCAGAAGTAGGCCTGGTAAGCCAGCAGATATCCATCGTTGTACATGTAGATTTGCCTGGTGATGGGGTTATAGCTCACGCTGGCCACTCCTTTAGCTACCTTCTCCAGTGGGAGCGCTAGTGTGTTGTCCTCTTTGCCTGTTGCCGTGTCAAAGGCGTAGAACACCTCCTCGCGGTAGTCGTCCACATACCGGGTGGCATACAGCACGCCGCACACCATGAAAGCGTTGCTCGCCGCCTTCTTGAACAGCCTTGTCTCCCACGTCTGTGAGACATTGAGTGTCATCGCCTCGCTGTCCCAAGCTAGCCGGCTCACCACCAGATTACCGTGGTTACCGACAGTGGCGTACAGGGCCCATAGTCCCGTCTCATCTGCCTCCACGTCTACGTCACTATTGGGGCGGCAGTCGTAGTAGCAATACGGGAACTTGTTGTTGAAACCGACGCCGGTGCCTGGAAGCGTCACCCGCTTGACGCTGTTGCTGTTGAGGTCGTAGCGGCAGACGTCTGCAGAGCGGTAGCAGTGGTAGTACAGCGCCTCGCCGTACAGAACAGCACTGGGACCCTCAATGGTGTCGGCGTGAGTGAAGGATGGAGCGAAGGTGAAGTCCCTGTGGTTGGCGGAGGCCATGAAGTCTTCGTAGGTTTGGTAGACGCGCAGCGTGTTGCCCCAGATGTGGTTGTTGAGCAGAGCCTGGACCCAGTAGCTGTTCTTCTGCCCCTCGCTGCCCATCTGGGCCTGTTTGCCCCACGAACCAGAGATGTAGCTCTTACTATAGGGACTGACCTTGGTCATGACTGGAGCACTGATGTTGGAGATTAGGCCCTTCAGGCAGTACCTGTCCCGgcctggagacagagagaccaaGAAGAGAACGTGAATGTACAGGACAGCTCCAACCTAATAACTGAACTTAATCTCAATAACACAGGTATTAAAAACAGGAGATgcaaaaacagcaaataaaGAGATACAAATACTGATAGTATTAATGAAAGGGATTGAGCATCgcatgttttccttttctttcctgttGAAAAATCTTTCTTCATGTTTTGCTATTTGAATCAGCTTGCTAAAATCGGAACACTTATGCCACATCAGACTTCACATCATCACACTTTTTAAGAAAAGTGGCAAGTACTTGGATAACAGGATGAATCTGTACATACATCACAACTCATTGTCAAAGTTAGTTGGGTTGAAGAACGTTTTATTGCTGGGGATCCTTCTCTCCATACTGTGGAACCATTCAATGCTTCAACAGTAGTTGCACTGTTGAGTAGTTTAACTGACAAAAAGGACCAAAACATATGCAATTTGCATACAATTTCTTTAAATTGCTACTATGTTGCACACTGTAACATATCAATAGACAACATACTTTATTTTTCTGGAGGTAATGCACATTTTTACTTAGATCGTTCACGATTGTTCATAGTTATTGCAATTAATGGGAGATtgctcttttacacacacacacacacacacacacacacacacacacacacacacacacacacacacacttacctctGAAGTCTTTGGGGATGGACTTGCAGGACTCAGCGCGGTTCTTCAGGTAGCGTAGTTTCTCTCTGACAGTCTTCATGTTAATTGTGTCCGACATTTGCATCCGCTCTACATCTTTACGCAGTTTAACCGcctaacgcacacacacacacaaacacacaaacacacacatttacatttacaacaatgTTCAAATTAACTTTCACTTTGGAACATTTTAAACAGCACAGTTATGTTTCTTCATATCATCACAAAATGTCAGGAGGTcctgtttattttctctctaCCCATGACATGACACCATGACCCTTTAACATTGGGGGGTAAGAGGGGGTTGAgattgtgtatttaaaaaaccAACAATATGACCAAAAAAGCTgtccaaaaaatattaaaaataaaccaaaaagcGACAAATTCccgaaaaagcagcaaaaactttggggaaaaaaacctccaaacacagacaaaaaaaaattctgcaaaaaaacattgaaaagtgcAAGAAAACAGTTcacagtaccagtcaaaagtttggacacactgaTATGTCTCCACATAATAAAAGATCTATTGAATGTCCCAAAAATATCATTCATTTTCGGGCAAAAAAAGAAGTTCTGGCCTTTTGCCTTTGCAGGGCAGTATTACTCTGTAACTCTAGGGATAATTTCATTGTGGGTCCACGTGGTGCTGTACCTCTTTGGAGAGTTTCTGGGACTGGGGGGTGTTAGACTGGCTGCGGATAACACCGATGTCTCTGTCCAGCTGGCTGAGCTCCTGGCCCAGCCGGTGCAGATCCAAGTGGGTGTACAGGCCCTGGTTGTTCAGGTACTGGTGAGGCTTCAGCCGCTCCGTCACATTAAGAATCATAGCCTGGATCTCAGGGAGACGCTGGTTGGACAAGTCCACCTGAAcggagacacagacagaaactgAAATGTCATCAGGTTTTCAGGTTGTAGAAATGCTGCGATGATGTAGCAATCATAATAATCATGATTGGAGAAGTATACTGAGCAGTAGAGTAGTGTAGATCTCACCTGTTCCTGCAGGCGGCTCAGAGACCCCTCACAGGACTGGACCTGCAGCATCACCGCCTCGTAGCTCACAGCCGGGAACGCCCACAGGGTGGAGTTCACCTCGCAAACACATGATCCGTCTTTCTTCACGCCCGGCACCCGCTCAGCCTGGCCGTCACCCTGCAGGCACACGTGCACAAAAACTCAgtcagagctgcaaagattaaaggggaactactgtttttttaacatggacgtgtgtgtaagtgactgataggaagaagaatctttgacattgattcagtattaaagtgctcatattatgctttttggctttttcccctttcctttatggtgttatatatctttgttGTGCATGTGATAGGTTTTCAAAGTGTAAAAGCctaaagtccccccccccccccaaacagaaaacactgatcaCAAAccgctccaaacagctctgttgtagtccagcctttacttcagagacaaacgttataatgctcacctagctgctagcatagcacaccctcatactctgcttctgactggctagtagtccttacctaggtactgtcagggccctcatactctgcttctgactggctagtagtccttacctaggtactgtcaggaccctcatactctgcttctgactggctagtagtccttacctaggtactgtcagggtctcgtactctgcttctgactggctagtagtccttacctatctactgagcatgtgtgacatccaacaaagatagtatagaagtgagatgtcccactctgtggctaaaacagagagctcaacacacNNNNNNNNNNaaaagaggagctgcagcaatgcgcagtacaacaaaaatatggtgtttttagaaaattaaaccatgttaacatattctggtacaacctctaaatgcAATTGTGAACATGAAATGAGAATAATTTGAGCACTTTAACGCTGTAATGTAATCCTCAGAGGAAAATGTGCATCGTCAGTCAGGTCCAGTAAAGTGTCAGAGTGGAGGTTAGTCTTCCCTGTTATACTCTACAGCTGCAAGACGCACAATCACTCTATTAACTCACATTGTCCCACTAAAATCAAACCACACTGGAGACTGCACtcacaaagaaaactaaataagaagaaaaaagcctCTGCATAAAGTCATAAAGTGCTACATATCTTCTTATTTGTCTAAAGTTTTCCAATAGCATATCAAGATGGAACTCACTGAtgagagcagcagcaggagcagcagcatGTTCACAGCTGGGAAGATGAAGCGTGGACTGACAAGAACAGAAGCTGTTAGTACTGaaatcagcccccccccctttcccttttttgttctttaataCACGTGATCATAACAAACACACGTTTCCCTGACTGGCTTCTGGTCACTGATGAGTCACCACAGAACCACGAACCCTTCCTGTGGATGTGAAACTCTAAAAATGTGGAATTATGGAGTTTCCAAACAGATAATCAAGCCAGGAGTTCCCTTTATTCTTTCCCTTTCCTTCATTCAGTGGTTATTGCCAATATACTTTACAATAACCAAGTCTTGTCTCCTACTTGTAACCCTTCTGCTTTTAAAGTTTCAGAACTATGCATTTTTTATaaccaaattacccaaaaataaaatggatgcttttttttagtaaaatttAGGATCAGAGTTCTAATTTCATTGATTATGGCTGTTtcgttcaattttatagcataaccctgactaaactttgacatatctGTGATTATGCATCAATATCTGTTCCTCTATTAGTCAAAATGGTTCATTATTTCAGCTTGTTTTCTAGAAAATATGATAAATATCAATAAATGAAATATGAGGTCTGTTGCCCTTGAATTTCAAAAATCTGTGTAAAACTATACTGGTAATGAGTTAGTGTTAGTAGTGTTTATACTGGTGGTTATGGGattaaagtggaaaaaaactCCAAATAGGACACAAAAATTGTTGGAAAAAGCTCGcgaaacattggaaaaagcaaagaaatcGTCAAACTGTTTCtaaaaaagtgttcattttgacccaggaggacaacacaagggttatgaAAGAAGATTTACAAGAGATGATGTTTGCAAGTCCGTACCAAAAAACTattcatgtctgtctgtctgcctgtctgtctgtctctctgtctgcctgtctgtctgtctgtctgtctgcctgtcgtctgcctgttctgtctgtctctctgtctgcctgcgtctgttctctctgtctgccgtgtctgctgtctgtctgtctctctgttgccTGCCTGTTTGTCtctcctgtctgcctgtctgtctggtcGTGTTCTCTgttgcctgcctgtctgtgtctgcTGCCGTCTGtcggtctctctgtctgtctgcctgcgtCTGTTCTGTCTGCCTGCGTGTTTGTCtgcggtctgtctgtctgtctgtctgtctgtcttgtctgtctgtctgtctgcctgtctgtctgtcgtgtctgtctgcctgcctgtctgtctgtctctctgtctgtctgcctgcgtctgtctctctgtctgcctgttttgtctgctgtctgctcctgtctgtctgtctgtctgtctgtcgtgtctgtctctctctctgtctgtctctctgtctgctgtccgtctctctgtctgtctgtctgtctctctgtctgtctgtctgtctgtctgtctgtctgtcagtctgtctgtctgtctgtctctctgtctgtctgtctctctgtctctctgtctgtccatctgtctgtggAACTTCTTGAGTGGAATCATTGTCTGCGCTGAGTGCAGAGTCCTTTCTTTCTGTTCCTGAATCCGACGACCACATCCACCAATGCAGGGGGTGCTCCAGTAACAAAGGCACGTATTGGGGGCCACCgcttcactttcatttttaatcatcaaGCGATTATTATTTCAGTTCCTCCAGACCTTCATCATGAATCCCTGGCAACAGACAAACACTTATCATTGTCAGTATCTCTCAATCAACACACGTGTCACCTGTGCGGCATTTGACACTCATACGTAAGGCAATCAACATCCCACTTATTAAATAAGAATACACAAGTATTGCAATTGAATTGGGATGTTGATGATTGGTCTATTGTCCCCACCTGGGGACACAGAATGTTTGTTGCTTGAGATAGTCTTAATGAAGGTCCCAAGGGACAAAgacttattttttgtttttttaaatgtagcctatgaatataaaacaatacaatatattgttttgggCTGGCGTCCATGTCTGAAACCCTTTTGagttctgatttatttctcaaagGAGGACACATGACAAGTGATTTACAGAGCAGCATGAAGGTTATGCTGCAGCAGGTGAATTTCAGTAGGATGTTAAGGTCAGGCTGATagatttgttttctgtattcctttcatattcattttttatatgtctgtttgttttggttttcaccATTCatcaaggcaaattccacatatTAGGATTGACTGtggcaataaataaaatggaggtGGAGCTAAGGGAGCAGCATACATAAAAGCTCATAAACCAAACACATCACTCAAAGGGTTGTGtctgaaatatgtttttgttgatcAAAACAGGTAATTAACTTACTTTTAAGCAACACACAATCAAGTTGAGTTCACCTGACTCTAAAGTGCTGATCAAACCTTaatgaaacaataataataatccaatatTATAATGAGTACTTTCACCACTTGAGTGCATTTTGCTGTCTTAACCATTCTGTAGCTGTTGGAGTCATTTAGACTAGAAATGCCTGTAAATTAGTATTTTTCCATTGTGATAAGTTCTAGTTGTGCTACCAaaataaaggatctgaatacttctttcaccaaTGATCTTAGTCCTCAAAAAGgaaaaacgttttagctcaaAATATCTTATGTAACATCTGTCAGTATTCCGAGGGTTTTCCTTTATTATATAAAGAAAAGTCCAAGTGGCGCCTTCCAATTTCCAACCGCAAGGAGGAAGTGATCACATTCTGGAAGAAACATGACTAatggcacacacgcacacgcacacgcacacgcacacgNNNNNNNNNNcgcacacgcacacacacacacacacacacacacacacacactcacacattcacacacagagaTATTTGGGAGTGTTCACAAGTGAGAAGCTGCAGTCAGACAGTCATCCTcacggtgtgttcagggacgGTTTGGTTCAGCTCTGCTCTGCCATGAAGCTGCATGTAATCGTTCCACTGTGTGCTCTGTTCACCCTCAGCCAACAGGTAAGAAAACACTAAGCCTGTTATTATCATTTCATAATcaattaataatacattttccctctttttaCATAATGGCAGTTTCTTTGTTAAACTGCAACAACATTAGCATGAGCCAAGGTTTTAAGGCGTATAACTGGTAACTGTTGATCTTGTTCAGATATGTCAATTTGTTATAATTTAAGTGATTATTGGTCGGactatatatttgtattattatttcaattgttAGTTGTTGGCACTTGACCCTATACATgttcatagcaacaaaaactacaaaaggggtttaaaaacattttttcatgaCCATAAAGAcgtgttgtttattttataggCATGTGTCATCACATTATCTGGGTCATATGACAGTGATATGTAATCAAAAGACGTAACCTGGGATTCACTCTAaactttcatttgtttaaaaatgtaataaatgaattaatgtttttaaatctgaCTAAAAGAAACAATTTTATTGCGATTATTTTTGAGACAATCAATTGTACAACTAAATCTGTTACAGCGCTATAAAATACTAGGAAAATATTGATTCctatgtctttttatatttgatTACAGATAATCGCACACTGCCCATTTCTGTTTTGGCCAACAGAGAGTCAGATAGTGACGCCAAGGGTCCCAATCAAGCACGTCTAAATATGGTCTAAATATGGTCTTAATATGGTCTAAATATGCTCTAAATATGCTctaaatatgactaaaataTGACACTAACAAAGACTTTTAGGGCCAATAACAAACGCCACCTGACCAAGCCTCGCTTTATCATGCGATGGGAGAGAGAATGTGTTTGTACATCAGCTCATGAATCTTTCCGTTGGTATTAAAACGTCTTcttgtacattttctttgaatCCTCCTCATCTTGACTGCTTGTTTCAGTCGGCCTCTTCTCCCCAGAACATTTTTGGAGCTCAGTTCAacagtggcaaaaaaacaactaccgTTTAATATTCTTGATTTCAGGCACCGTCCCAGTGTACATGTGAGCTGACTAATTCAGAGAGGGCATTCCCTCATGGCAAACTGGGCTCAGTGGAGACCAACGCACTAAAATGCAACAGCGACATCACCCCACAGAAGGTAAGTAGTAAGTAAGTAGTAGAAGGTAAAACCAGCCTGGTTCTCTGAGTGTTAGCTGTTTACATTCAATCAATATGTGAATGAAACAGACTCATtcaagatctgaatacttctcccacCACTGAATATTAATAATGTTGCCCTCCTGCTGCTGGAGTCCTGAGTGAGCCCCCTGTTGATCTGCTCTGTGTTCAGACTCTGGAGCTGGAGAGTCTGCTGCTGGGTTTGGAGCGGCGTCTCCCCCAGCTGAAGGAGGACGTGTCCACGCTGGAGAAGGAAGACGACGGAGACCTCTACGCGGTCGTCAGCCTGCAGGTGATAGAGAACGAACTGAGGGAGATCGAGCAGTTCATGGACAGGCTCAACAGCACCACCCTGGCACACCAGCACCTAACTGCTGACACTGGTAAACAGGTAGAGTCACACAGGGGGCCCCATCGAGACAACTTATCCTTAAAAGGTTCTGCTTTCAGTCAGAAGAAATACAAGATTTAGTCGCTGTCAACGGTACCGTTGCTGAAAAAATTCACAATAAATTGAGATTGTTTTCTCCCACCCGTAATCTTTACCAATGCATAAGCCAGTCCAGTGTCCCTAATGACAGCTGCATTCAAGGGAATTCATGTCtgtacaaaaagaaattaataatcCAAACAAATATTGTGACGTCTGTTCTGCTTCTCAGTTAGAGGAACTGAAAGCAGAGATGCAGGAGCTGGAGACGTACGACACCATGCAGGTTGTGAAGACCCAACGAGCCAACAGGCATCTGAAGCAAGAACTGGACCAGTGCAACAATGGACTTCACACCACCCCCCAACCCACCAAGCCTCCACAAGGTACTACATGTAGCCTGTTGGGAGACTTTAGTTGACCTCTCTTTCACTTCCACTGGCCACCAGATGAAATATGACTGGGTAGTAGGTCtggcaaaaaaaatctgtttctgtattgatacacagacgccaagtatcaatgtattattatatatgtgttggtccgTCGGTCGGCTTGAcattcccatttttcaacaataaaacagaaaaaatcatctttttagaTCAAAAAGATCTTgacagtttccttttggggacataatgTGAAATTTGGAAAATTTTGAAGTTgggaaaaaggtaataaattgcaatatattgcagaatatagTATCATGTCATAAATAtcatgatgatatcgtatcgggaggcctctggtgattcccacccctattgTGCAGCGGTATAGTTCACTCATGATGTGACCATTCAAGGGTGaattccatttttttcaacccAGACCCTATGTTCCCATGttctgtgtctaagtgactgatgagaACAACAGTCTGtaacattggtccagtattaagagagGTCTCTGCAGTCTGCAGTGGAGAAACAAGCTCCAATGGAAGTTAATGGGGCAACTGTCCggcttgtatttgtatttaagtGTCTGATGACATTATGGAAAAGGTTTCTACGGAGGTCGACGTTTCTGTTAAAGTGAGATCATTTTTTt
This genomic stretch from Etheostoma spectabile isolate EspeVRDwgs_2016 chromosome 8, UIUC_Espe_1.0, whole genome shotgun sequence harbors:
- the LOC116694488 gene encoding olfactomedin-4-like, which gives rise to MLLLLLLLSSGDGQAERVPGVKKDGSCVCEVNSTLWAFPAVSYEAVMLQVQSCEGSLSRLQEQVDLSNQRLPEIQAMILNVTERLKPHQYLNNQGLYTHLDLHRLGQELSQLDRDIGVIRSQSNTPQSQKLSKEAVKLRKDVERMQMSDTINMKTVREKLRYLKNRAESCKSIPKDFRGRDRYCLKGLISNISAPVMTKVSPYSKSYISGSWGKQAQMGSEGQKNSYWVQALLNNHIWGNTLRVYQTYEDFMASANHRDFTFAPSFTHADTIEGPSAVLYGEALYYHCYRSADVCRYDLNSNSVKRVTLPGTGVGFNNKFPYCYYDCRPNSDVDVEADETGLWALYATVGNHGNLVVSRLAWDSEAMTLNVSQTWETRLFKKAASNAFMVCGVLYATRYVDDYREEVFYAFDTATGKEDNTLALPLEKVAKGVASVSYNPITRQIYMYNDGYLLAYQAYF